The Blautia pseudococcoides genome segment CCTCCGGCACAGCCGGACACTACCAGGCCTTATCCGCCTGCATCTCTGCCCGCGGATATCTTTTTTTCTCTTACAAGGGCATTCCCTCATAATCACCTTTTTTATTCTTGATCACCAGCTCCTCCTCCTCTTCCCTGTACGCCCTGGGACTCATCCCGTAATGCTGTTTAAATATCTTGGAAAAAGCCAGCTGATCCACATAGCCCACGGAATTGGCAATGGCATTGATCTGCATATCTGTGTTTTTCAGCAGGGACCTTGCCTTTTCCATACGCAGATTCACCAGATACTCCTGAGGCGAACAACCTATGGCCTTCTTAAAGCTGCTTGTCAGATAGCTCCGGTTGACGCCAATATAATCCGCCAGCTCATTGATCTTGATCTTCTGGTTATAATTAAAGGAAATATACTCCATTGCATGTTTCACATAAACAGAACCGGGATACGGATGAGGGCTGCCGGAGCCGGGTATATTTTTCCTGTGCTCATCGATCAGCGCAGAGAAAAACAGCATCAAAAGCCCGTTTCTTCTAAGCTCATCCGTGTAGGAGAGCTGATGTGCCTCCAGCATGGAATCCACATACTCATTCAGCACCCCCATGCACTCCACCTTATGCACAGGTGTTTTCACAGAAAACCCTGCGCTGCCCGCACACTCCTCTGCCTTCAAGCCCGTAAACCCAACCCACATATAAGACCACGGGTCATCCTTATCAGCTTCATACCATGCCTCCGTACTGGGGGGGATCAGAAACGCGTCCCCTGCACTTAAATGATACTTCTTTTTATAGATTTCCAGAGTCCCCTTACCTTCCCTCACAATATGCAATACATAAGAAGTCCTCTTATTCGGCCCGAACCGGTGCCCCGGGTCGCAGTATTCCCAGCCGCAGTAGATAAGACATAACTCCACAGCTTCCCTCTGAAGATCCTCCAGGCATCTGTATCTGGCCGAACTGGTAAAACCGGTAGTGTGTTTCAACGTAATCCCCCTCCCTCTGTATGCACATACGGCAGCCTGCAGGATACATCTCCTTACCCGCACCTGCTGCAGCCGTGGATAAAAAACGGCGGAAATGTCCGGGAACACTACCCTGAACATTCCCGCCGCAAAATTCTAGTCAGTTACCTTTTTCAGGGTGTAGAGCAGGGATGCAAAATCTCCGCCCTTTTTATTCAAATCTTCCCTGTCGATCGGTATTCCCACCTGCATCAGCTCATCACCGTATGCCCGGTAGGTTTTCACCATATTTTCCTCTGTCTGTATACCATATATCTTAGCAAGACTCTCATCATAGGACGCGGAAGGAGCCATGTCGCAGCTCACCTCATACAGCGTTCCCGCATCAAGACCCTGCAGTTTGAATCGGATCCAGGACGCATTCACCTTGTTCATTCTCTGGTAAAATGCAGCCACAGCCCGGGATTTATCCTGCGCCACTACCATCCAGGCAGTCTCATTGCCCTCAAACGGACTTAACAGACGGTAGAAATCACCGTCCACCTGGATCAGTTCTCTGTATTCCTTCATAAACGCGATCTGTTTTTTAACACTCTCCAGCTCCGCCTCAGACAGAAGGTTTAAGTCCAGCTCATAGCCAAAGGTTCCGAAATACGCCACGTTTGCCCTGGTCTCAATAGGTGTCATACGGTGCATCTGATGGTTCGGCACTGCTGATACATGGGACCCCATGCTGACAACCGGATATACATAAGAGGTGCCGTACTGGATCTTTGTCCTCTCGCTGGCATCCGTATCGTCACTGGTCCAGGTCTGCGGCGCAAAATAAAGCATAGCCGGGTCAAACCTGGCACCGCCGCTGGCGCAGGATTCAAACAGGATTTCTGGAAATTCCGTTGTCAGGCGCGTGTACAGGTCATACACACCCAAAATATACTTATGCATCACCTTACCCTGCTGGGAGGCATCTGCACCTCTGCTGTAAGGCTCTGTCATATAACGGTTCATATCCCATTTGATATAGGAAATGGAAGATTCACGGAGAACCTTTGCTATCATTTTGTAGATATAATCTACCACTTCTTTTCTGGAGAAGTCAAGTACATGCTGATGCCTTGCATGGGACTCAAAGCGGTCCGGCGCGCCAATGAGCCAGTCCGGATGTGCCCGGTAAAGGTCACTGTCCTTGTTCACCATCTCCAGCTCCACCCAGAGGCCGAACTTCAGCCCCAAAGCTTCCACCTTGCGGGAAAGGCCTGCAATGCCGTCCGGCAGTTTTTCAAGGTTTACATACCAGTCTCCAAGTCCTCTGTAGTCATCATTCCTGGCGCCAAACCATCCGTCATCCAGAACAAACAGTTCCACGCCTGCCTCTTTTGCCTTCTCCGCTATCTTTAATATCTTTTCCTCATTAAAGTCAAAATATGTGGCCTCCCAGTTATTGAGCAGGATAGGGCGTGCCTTGTCTCTCCAGGTCACCCTCATAAGACGTGTCCTGTAAAGCCTGTGATATGCCTGGCTCATCTTGTTCAGGCCCCGGTCACTGTATACCATGACCACCTCAGGCGTCTGGAAGCTCTCACCCTGGTTCAGTTCCCAGGAAAAATCCTCCGGGTTGATGCCCAGCATAACCCTTGTCATATCAAAAGTGGAAACCTCAGCCTGTGCCAGGAAATTGCCGCTGTACACCAGGCTGAATCCATAGACTTCCCCCTGGTTCTCTGTGGTTTGAGGCCGTTTCAAAGCAATGAACGGGTTGTGCTCCGCACCACCGCAGGTGCCGTTCAGACTATGCACAGACTGAATACCCATTTCCAGCTTTCTGTTCTTCACATAACGTTCTCTGGACCATGCACCGGAAAGCTGCACCAGTTCATAATCCATATCCAGAAATTCCACGCTGGCACTCATGGCGCGCTCCAGAACGATCTTCTGCTCCCCCTTCTGCTCAAAACGGGCATTCCGGGTGATCACAGGGTAGTCCTCATAAATGGTATACGTGAGCACCAGGTCTGTATCTGTTACTTGATCATGAAGTGTGACCTCCAGTGTCTCCGCCTCATCCTCGGACTCAGCATAAGTGGAGGGAAGAGGGGGGATCCCTTTCTTTCCCTTATAAATCTCATGGGAAACATAGGAAAAGTCAACCAGCCTGCTGCCATTTTCCTGCAGAACGGTAAGTGCAGGGCTTCTGTAGTCACCGGTTCCGTACACAGGATATTCCTGCCTTGTATACTGCATGGACAATATACCCGGCTCCGGGATACACACTGACATCTGGGAACGCATGGCTTCCTCATGGAGATAACCAAAATCCTCCTTATCGCGGATCACCTTTCCGTAATACAGGTTCTCAAGCTGTCCGTTTTCCATGATACGCATGAGATAACTTACTTCTCTGTTAAAAATATGAAATTCTTTTGTCTTTTCATGAAATATAACTGCCATACTTCTCTCCTTTTAAAAAAGGCCGGCGCAATAACTCCTTATTACGCCGGCCTTAAATTTCTTAAAGTTTACCACCGCTGGTTGCGATACCTTCAATGAACTGTTTCTGGAAGATCATGTAGAGGACGATCATCGGAATACAGGCAATCAGGGAAGCTGCCATCAGTTCCGGGAATTTAGCTACATACTGTCCCTGCATTTTTGCAAGTGCGGAAGACAGAACCAGCATCTCCTTATCTGTGTTGACGATCATAGGCCACATCAGGTCTTTGAACGCAAACACTGCTGTAAAGATTCCCAGGGCAACCATACTGGACCGGGTAAGCGGCGCCATAATAAAGAGGAAAGTCTGTCCGATATTACATCCATCCAGTCTCGCAGCCTCTTCCAGGTCATTGGGGAGTCCCATATAACCCTGACGGAGCAGGAAGGTACCGAATGCGGTAACAATACCTGGAAATACCAGTGCAAAAATGGTATTCAGCATTCCCATTTTACTTACCATTAGGTACTGGGGAATAATGAAAATCTGAACCGGTACCATCATCTGCAGAAGTACCAGGGAAAAACAGAAATCTCTTCCTTTAAAATGCAGACGCCCAAAGGCATAGCCTGCCATGGTAGCTGTAAGTACCGCGCAGATCACACGGAATAAAATCAGCAGCAATGTATTTTTATACAGAATAAGGAAGTTCATGTTCTCCATAACGGAGGTAAATGCTTCTGTTCTCCATACCTTGGGGAAGATAACAAACGGGTTGACAGAAGTTGCCTCTGTCACTGACTTAAACGCTGTGAGAATCATCCACAGGAAAGGTATCAACATGGTGATAGATACCAGAATCAAGATCACGTGAATAATTATGTTAATAATTTTACTTTTTCTTTCCATACTATCCATTCTGCACCCCCCTTTCTAGTTGTAGAACACCCATTTTTTCTGTCCTATCATCTGGAACACCGTGATGATCATGGTGATGATCAGAAGCAGGATAACAATAGTTGCACCGTAACCCATATTCTTGTTGATGAACGCGTATTTGTAGAACAGGTATACCAGGGACTGTGTCTTCTCCAGTGCCGGGTTGGATTTATCCATTACCATATACATTAAATCGAATACTTGAAGGGAACCGATGACACGTGTTACAAGAACAAAGAAAATAGTTGGGGATAACAGG includes the following:
- a CDS encoding AraC family transcriptional regulator; its protein translation is MKHTTGFTSSARYRCLEDLQREAVELCLIYCGWEYCDPGHRFGPNKRTSYVLHIVREGKGTLEIYKKKYHLSAGDAFLIPPSTEAWYEADKDDPWSYMWVGFTGLKAEECAGSAGFSVKTPVHKVECMGVLNEYVDSMLEAHQLSYTDELRRNGLLMLFFSALIDEHRKNIPGSGSPHPYPGSVYVKHAMEYISFNYNQKIKINELADYIGVNRSYLTSSFKKAIGCSPQEYLVNLRMEKARSLLKNTDMQINAIANSVGYVDQLAFSKIFKQHYGMSPRAYREEEEELVIKNKKGDYEGMPL
- a CDS encoding carbohydrate ABC transporter permease, which gives rise to MDSMERKSKIINIIIHVILILVSITMLIPFLWMILTAFKSVTEATSVNPFVIFPKVWRTEAFTSVMENMNFLILYKNTLLLILFRVICAVLTATMAGYAFGRLHFKGRDFCFSLVLLQMMVPVQIFIIPQYLMVSKMGMLNTIFALVFPGIVTAFGTFLLRQGYMGLPNDLEEAARLDGCNIGQTFLFIMAPLTRSSMVALGIFTAVFAFKDLMWPMIVNTDKEMLVLSSALAKMQGQYVAKFPELMAASLIACIPMIVLYMIFQKQFIEGIATSGGKL
- a CDS encoding alpha-galactosidase; protein product: MAVIFHEKTKEFHIFNREVSYLMRIMENGQLENLYYGKVIRDKEDFGYLHEEAMRSQMSVCIPEPGILSMQYTRQEYPVYGTGDYRSPALTVLQENGSRLVDFSYVSHEIYKGKKGIPPLPSTYAESEDEAETLEVTLHDQVTDTDLVLTYTIYEDYPVITRNARFEQKGEQKIVLERAMSASVEFLDMDYELVQLSGAWSRERYVKNRKLEMGIQSVHSLNGTCGGAEHNPFIALKRPQTTENQGEVYGFSLVYSGNFLAQAEVSTFDMTRVMLGINPEDFSWELNQGESFQTPEVVMVYSDRGLNKMSQAYHRLYRTRLMRVTWRDKARPILLNNWEATYFDFNEEKILKIAEKAKEAGVELFVLDDGWFGARNDDYRGLGDWYVNLEKLPDGIAGLSRKVEALGLKFGLWVELEMVNKDSDLYRAHPDWLIGAPDRFESHARHQHVLDFSRKEVVDYIYKMIAKVLRESSISYIKWDMNRYMTEPYSRGADASQQGKVMHKYILGVYDLYTRLTTEFPEILFESCASGGARFDPAMLYFAPQTWTSDDTDASERTKIQYGTSYVYPVVSMGSHVSAVPNHQMHRMTPIETRANVAYFGTFGYELDLNLLSEAELESVKKQIAFMKEYRELIQVDGDFYRLLSPFEGNETAWMVVAQDKSRAVAAFYQRMNKVNASWIRFKLQGLDAGTLYEVSCDMAPSASYDESLAKIYGIQTEENMVKTYRAYGDELMQVGIPIDREDLNKKGGDFASLLYTLKKVTD